From a single Collimonas pratensis genomic region:
- the kdpC gene encoding potassium-transporting ATPase subunit KdpC: MKSASSTTLPPAKLAVHSKVSSQGVLRPALVLFVGLTILCGVIYPLAVTGIGKAVFPDQAAGSLITHNGKLIGSRLIGQEFSAPNYFWGRLSATSPMPYNAQSSGGSNFGPSNPALIDAVKGRVDALKAADPSNTLPIPVDLVTASASGLDPEISLAAAYYQAGRVARERKLDVDTVRSLIASLQLQRSLGFLGEPRVNVMALNLALDRQHPAAN; the protein is encoded by the coding sequence ATGAAATCAGCATCCTCAACAACACTGCCGCCGGCAAAACTGGCGGTCCATTCGAAAGTATCGTCGCAGGGCGTGCTGCGCCCGGCGCTGGTGCTGTTCGTCGGCCTGACTATCCTGTGCGGCGTGATCTACCCGCTGGCCGTGACCGGCATCGGCAAGGCGGTGTTCCCGGACCAGGCTGCCGGCAGCCTGATCACGCACAATGGCAAGCTGATCGGCTCACGCCTGATCGGCCAGGAGTTTTCCGCGCCTAACTACTTCTGGGGCCGTTTGTCGGCTACCAGCCCGATGCCATACAACGCCCAGTCTTCGGGCGGCTCCAACTTCGGTCCGAGCAATCCGGCCCTGATTGATGCCGTCAAAGGCCGGGTGGACGCCCTCAAGGCGGCTGATCCGAGCAACACGCTGCCGATTCCGGTGGACCTGGTGACTGCTTCCGCCAGCGGCCTGGATCCGGAGATCAGCCTGGCCGCCGCCTACTACCAGGCCGGCCGCGTTGCACGTGAACGCAAGCTCGACGTCGATACCGTGCGCAGCCTGATCGCCAGCCTGCAATTGCAGCGCAGCCTCGGTTTCCTCGGCGAGCCGCGCGTCAATGTCATGGCATTGAACCTGGCGCTGGACCGGCAGCATCCTGCCGCAAACTAA
- a CDS encoding FUSC family protein — protein sequence MHYALDLRTFIFSHYFYTGLRIATGVVGLTMLVLQFSDLPTAMTVCIGALSTSLMDLPSTLRHKFNEMLSSVLLCSAVTLIVTLCAPFHWLLSIMLVVVTFLASMMLVYGKKAMPLQFSALFAMTLSMENAMNVEQAFFHTGLFLGGGLAYLAYSMTVSWFLRSRIKQQVLAEALFELARYINIKADFYDMHVDLNSQFNTLVRQQIVLAEKQQASRDLILRDPRNQQDAILVQVHFGMFDLYEHILSTHTDYAILREHLADAEVLTYLRDLVNKAAKDIEAIAYAVTRKRESFASVSYKAEMRSIEAELQQLQQDCLAGKVSEEALDILRATYGKIVDAIDMINQLQHATQSVQGPLPVLLGKDMTPFLTQQKYQLGVLVANLRWHSPTFRFAVRAALAISCGLLAADALPYAGHGYWVVLTIAIILKPSFSQTKQRRGDRLIGTLIGCVATALILRFVHEPVALLGILFMATVAAPAFIYVKYRYTAIAASMQILLQINLVIPSSGHVIGERLIDTLIGAVIATAFSFVLPSWEYRTLPQLIKNVLKNNQRFLDASNKLMQGKALDDFIYRVCRKRFLDSMSELASTLVRMLDEPVSKHRAVENLNQFIVQNYLVMAHVAALRMLLRRNAEGMPHAAVNEELDAATARVCKTLGLAEHVLNPDAPLAPDAPAATPAPSELPETVQLTAAQQDAEQLAKPENWPAWHPLQQRMELLYQDSEKIAVNSAAIGRILAA from the coding sequence ATGCACTACGCCCTGGACCTGCGCACCTTTATATTCAGTCACTATTTCTATACTGGCTTGCGCATCGCCACCGGGGTGGTCGGACTGACCATGCTGGTGCTGCAGTTCAGCGACCTGCCGACCGCGATGACGGTCTGCATCGGCGCCCTCTCCACCAGCCTGATGGATTTGCCCAGCACGCTGCGGCACAAGTTCAACGAGATGCTGTCCAGCGTGCTGCTGTGCAGCGCGGTGACGCTGATCGTCACCCTGTGTGCGCCCTTCCACTGGCTGCTCAGCATCATGCTGGTGGTGGTCACCTTCCTCGCCAGCATGATGCTGGTGTATGGAAAAAAAGCCATGCCTTTGCAGTTTTCCGCCCTGTTCGCCATGACCCTGTCGATGGAAAACGCCATGAACGTGGAGCAGGCGTTTTTCCACACCGGCCTGTTCCTCGGCGGCGGCCTGGCTTACCTGGCCTATTCGATGACGGTGTCGTGGTTCCTGCGCAGCCGCATCAAACAGCAGGTGCTGGCGGAAGCGCTGTTCGAGCTGGCGCGCTATATCAATATCAAGGCCGACTTCTACGACATGCACGTCGACCTCAACAGCCAGTTCAATACCCTGGTGCGGCAACAGATCGTGCTGGCCGAAAAACAGCAGGCCTCGCGCGACCTGATCCTGCGCGATCCGCGCAACCAGCAGGATGCGATCCTGGTGCAAGTCCATTTCGGCATGTTCGACCTCTACGAGCACATTCTCTCGACCCATACCGACTACGCCATCCTGCGCGAACATCTGGCCGACGCCGAAGTGCTGACCTATCTGCGCGACCTGGTCAACAAGGCTGCCAAGGATATCGAAGCGATTGCCTACGCCGTCACGCGCAAGCGCGAGTCCTTCGCCAGCGTCAGCTACAAGGCTGAAATGCGTTCGATCGAAGCCGAGCTGCAGCAGCTGCAGCAAGACTGCCTGGCCGGCAAGGTTTCGGAAGAAGCGCTCGATATCTTGCGCGCCACCTACGGCAAGATCGTCGACGCCATCGACATGATCAACCAGCTGCAGCACGCCACCCAAAGCGTGCAAGGGCCGTTGCCGGTATTGCTGGGCAAGGACATGACGCCGTTCCTGACCCAGCAAAAATACCAGTTGGGCGTGCTGGTGGCCAACCTGCGCTGGCATTCGCCGACCTTCCGCTTTGCGGTGCGGGCGGCGCTGGCGATTTCCTGCGGCCTGCTGGCCGCGGACGCCCTGCCCTACGCCGGCCACGGCTACTGGGTGGTGCTGACCATCGCCATCATTCTCAAGCCCAGCTTCAGCCAGACCAAGCAGCGCCGCGGCGACCGCCTGATCGGGACCCTGATCGGCTGCGTCGCCACCGCCCTGATCCTGCGTTTCGTGCACGAACCGGTAGCTCTGCTCGGTATCCTGTTCATGGCGACAGTGGCGGCGCCCGCCTTCATCTACGTCAAGTACCGCTACACGGCGATTGCCGCCAGCATGCAGATCCTGTTGCAGATCAACCTGGTGATTCCCAGCAGCGGCCATGTCATCGGCGAGCGCCTGATCGATACCCTGATCGGCGCCGTGATCGCCACCGCTTTCAGCTTCGTGCTGCCGAGCTGGGAATATCGCACCCTGCCGCAGCTGATCAAGAATGTCCTCAAGAACAACCAGCGCTTTCTCGATGCCAGCAACAAGCTGATGCAGGGCAAGGCGCTCGACGATTTCATCTACCGCGTCTGCCGCAAGCGTTTCCTCGATAGCATGTCCGAACTGGCGTCGACCCTGGTGCGCATGCTCGACGAGCCGGTCAGTAAGCATCGCGCGGTGGAAAACCTGAACCAGTTCATCGTCCAGAATTACCTGGTGATGGCGCATGTCGCGGCCTTGCGCATGCTGCTGCGGCGTAACGCCGAAGGCATGCCGCATGCCGCCGTCAATGAAGAGCTCGATGCGGCTACCGCACGGGTCTGCAAGACGCTAGGGCTGGCCGAGCATGTGCTCAATCCCGATGCGCCGCTGGCACCGGATGCGCCTGCCGCCACGCCGGCGCCATCCGAGCTGCCTGAGACCGTGCAGCTGACAGCCGCGCAACAGGACGCGGAGCAGTTGGCCAAACCAGAGAACTGGCCGGCCTGGCATCCGCTGCAGCAGCGCATGGAATTGCTGTATCAAGATAGTGAAAAGATTGCCGTCAACAGCGCCGCGATCGGGCGCATCCTGGCCGCATAA
- the kdpF gene encoding K(+)-transporting ATPase subunit F produces the protein MNPFYVLGAVVTVALLVYLVVALIKAEEF, from the coding sequence ATGAACCCGTTTTATGTACTCGGCGCGGTAGTCACCGTCGCGCTGCTGGTGTATCTGGTCGTGGCGCTGATCAAAGCGGAGGAATTCTGA
- a CDS encoding TorF family putative porin, with translation MKKILYFAGLMTVIGVTAFTANCSQAEEAAAVPDNALTFNASLVSDYRFRGISQTRLEPALQGGADYSNNPTGIYVGTWLSTLKWIKDSGGSGNIEWDIYAGKKGNFTQDLSYDFGVLTYVYPSNDLHPNADTTELYGQLGYGPAYIKYSQSVTNLFGFANSKNSGYLDIGANIDVTNGYTVNLHAGHQTVKNNSASSYNDWKVGLTKDFGFLSGSVALIGTDTKSYVGPSPDRKDLGKTALVISATKTF, from the coding sequence ATGAAGAAAATACTCTATTTCGCTGGCCTGATGACTGTCATCGGCGTGACCGCTTTTACCGCAAACTGCTCGCAGGCAGAAGAGGCGGCAGCGGTTCCCGACAACGCGTTGACATTCAATGCCAGCCTGGTATCCGATTATCGCTTCCGCGGCATTTCGCAAACGCGCCTGGAACCGGCGCTGCAAGGCGGCGCCGACTACAGCAACAACCCGACCGGTATTTACGTCGGCACCTGGCTGTCGACACTGAAGTGGATCAAGGATAGCGGCGGCAGCGGTAATATCGAATGGGATATCTATGCCGGCAAGAAGGGTAACTTCACGCAAGACCTGAGCTACGATTTCGGCGTGCTGACCTATGTCTATCCATCGAACGACTTGCATCCGAACGCCGATACCACCGAACTGTACGGCCAGCTTGGCTACGGTCCGGCTTACATCAAGTATTCGCAATCGGTGACCAATCTGTTCGGCTTCGCCAACAGCAAGAACAGCGGCTACCTGGATATCGGCGCCAATATCGATGTGACCAATGGCTATACGGTCAATCTGCATGCCGGCCATCAAACCGTGAAGAACAATTCTGCTTCCAGCTATAACGATTGGAAAGTCGGCCTGACCAAGGATTTCGGCTTCCTGTCCGGCAGCGTTGCCTTGATCGGCACCGACACCAAGAGTTATGTCGGACCGTCGCCTGACCGTAAAGACCTGGGCAAGACTGCGCTGGTGATATCGGCGACGAAGACGTTCTGA
- the kdpA gene encoding potassium-transporting ATPase subunit KdpA encodes MTSQSTMLLIAFLGVLLILSYPLGKFIVQVAAGSSDHAPVTGFGWFNRIEQWLYRCAGIQAKSEMNWKTYALALLLFNTLGALATYGLQRFQLWLPLNPQHFANLSPDSAFNTAVSFISNTNWQGYSGESTMSYLTQMLVLAVQNFFSAATGIAVAFALIRGFSRHSAQSIGNFWTDITRSTAYILLPLAVIFSVFLISQGVIQNFDSYKDATIVQPLTYQQPKVGADGQPVNDAAGKPVLETMNTKVQTLAMGPVASQEAIKMIGTNGGGFFNANSAHPYENPTPLSNFMQMLAIFLIPAALCFTFGFMVGDIRQGWAVLAAMTLIFVVMTAVVMYAEQQSHPGLTAMGIDQAHSLLQSGGNMEGKETRFGISASALFAAVTTAASCGAVNAMHDSFTALGGLVPMALIQMGEVVFGGVGSGLYGMLVFAIMAVFIAGLMIGRTPEYLGKKIQSFEMKMTSIAILATPILVLGGTAIAVMATAGVAGILNPGAHGFSEILYAFSSAANNNGSAFGGLSANTPFYNVMLAIAMWFGRFIIIVTILAMAGSFAAKKRLEPNSGTMPTHGPLFIVLLIGVVVLVGVLNYVPALALGPVVEHLQMFAK; translated from the coding sequence ATGACCTCCCAATCCACCATGTTGCTGATTGCTTTCCTGGGGGTGTTGCTGATCCTGAGCTACCCGTTGGGCAAATTCATCGTGCAGGTCGCCGCAGGCTCCTCCGATCACGCTCCGGTCACCGGCTTCGGCTGGTTCAACCGGATTGAACAATGGCTGTACCGTTGCGCTGGCATCCAGGCCAAATCGGAAATGAACTGGAAGACCTATGCGCTGGCCCTGCTGCTTTTCAATACACTCGGCGCGCTGGCGACCTATGGCTTGCAGCGTTTTCAGCTTTGGCTGCCGCTGAACCCGCAGCACTTTGCTAATCTTAGCCCTGATTCTGCTTTCAACACAGCTGTCAGTTTTATCAGTAACACCAACTGGCAAGGTTATTCGGGCGAAAGCACGATGAGCTACCTGACCCAGATGCTGGTGCTGGCTGTGCAAAACTTCTTTTCCGCTGCCACCGGCATTGCGGTTGCCTTTGCCCTGATCCGTGGTTTCTCGCGTCACTCGGCACAGTCGATCGGCAATTTCTGGACTGACATCACCCGTTCCACAGCTTACATCCTGTTGCCGCTGGCGGTGATTTTCTCGGTGTTCCTGATCAGCCAGGGCGTGATCCAGAATTTCGATTCGTACAAGGATGCGACCATCGTGCAGCCGCTGACGTATCAGCAGCCTAAGGTCGGCGCCGATGGCCAGCCGGTCAACGATGCTGCCGGCAAGCCGGTGCTGGAAACCATGAACACCAAGGTGCAGACCCTGGCCATGGGCCCGGTGGCGTCGCAGGAAGCAATCAAGATGATAGGCACCAATGGCGGCGGTTTCTTCAACGCCAACTCGGCCCATCCTTATGAAAATCCGACGCCACTGTCGAACTTCATGCAGATGCTAGCGATCTTCCTGATCCCCGCAGCACTGTGCTTCACCTTCGGCTTCATGGTGGGCGATATCCGCCAGGGCTGGGCGGTGCTGGCGGCGATGACCTTGATTTTCGTCGTCATGACCGCGGTCGTGATGTATGCGGAACAGCAGTCGCATCCCGGCCTGACCGCGATGGGCATCGACCAGGCGCATAGCCTGCTGCAGTCCGGCGGCAATATGGAAGGCAAGGAAACCCGCTTCGGCATCAGCGCTTCGGCCCTGTTTGCAGCAGTGACCACAGCAGCTTCCTGCGGCGCCGTGAACGCCATGCACGATTCGTTTACTGCACTGGGCGGCCTGGTGCCAATGGCTTTGATCCAGATGGGCGAAGTGGTGTTCGGTGGCGTCGGTTCTGGCCTGTACGGCATGCTGGTGTTCGCCATCATGGCGGTGTTTATCGCCGGCTTGATGATCGGCCGTACGCCGGAATACCTGGGCAAGAAGATCCAGTCGTTTGAAATGAAAATGACCTCGATCGCGATCCTGGCGACACCGATCCTGGTGCTGGGCGGCACGGCAATTGCGGTCATGGCGACCGCCGGCGTGGCCGGCATCCTGAATCCCGGCGCGCATGGTTTCAGCGAAATCCTGTACGCCTTCTCGTCGGCTGCCAACAACAACGGCAGCGCCTTCGGCGGCCTGTCAGCCAACACGCCGTTCTATAACGTGATGCTGGCGATCGCCATGTGGTTTGGCCGCTTCATCATCATCGTCACGATCCTGGCGATGGCTGGTTCGTTTGCTGCCAAGAAGCGGCTGGAACCGAACTCCGGCACGATGCCGACCCATGGCCCGCTCTTCATCGTGCTGCTGATAGGCGTGGTGGTGCTGGTGGGCGTATTGAACTACGTACCGGCGCTGGCGCTTGGTCCGGTGGTTGAACATCTGCAGATGTTTGCAAAATAA
- the kdpD gene encoding two-component system sensor histidine kinase KdpD: MSSPNPNGDLRPDPDALLAQLQVQESLAGRGKLRIYFGASAGVGKTYAMLSAAHKLHSEGREVLAGVIESHGRAETAALLNGLELLPLKQVEYRDKQLPEFDLDAALQRKPSLILVDELAHSNASGSRHPKRWQDVEELLNAGIDVFTTLNVQHLESLNDVVGGITGIRVAETLPDTVFDAADEVVLVDLPADELLNRLRLGKVYKLPQAERASRNFFRKGNLIALRELALRRTADRLQGDVQAYRIEKSIGAVWQTDAALLACIGPSPSAEHVVRSTARLATQLNAEWHAIYVETPKLQRLSSAKRERILKTLKLAQDLGATTAVLAGNDVAAAMAAYARSHNFSKMIIGRSQRQFFWQPSHAARIAAQASDIDLIEIGVPPVSAAAKEEDAAGRSFPRQLPKQSRIEWWGYGWALGVCVLVTLLATPILPFFDLANIVMLYLLAEVLIAIRYGRGPAIFVALLSIASFDFFFVPPRFSFAVSDFQYLLTFGVMLAVGLTITHLTTGLRYQARIASDREARSRALFEFARALSGVLQTEQIFETSRQFLQRSFQAKTLLLVPDDAGRLQLPAVIPEDVANVAAALDMGIAQWAFDNASSAGIGTDTLPASNYLYLPLVAPMRTRGVLAILPHSRRWILIPEQQQQLYTFATLTAIALERVHYVEVAQDALVRMESERLRNSLLSALSHDLRTPLTALIGLSESLVLSKPPLQENQQVLASALHSEMLRMSALVTNLLDMARIQSGEVKLNLQWQPFEEVVGSALRASSSALQGHQIETRVAHELPLICFDAVLIERVLCNLLENAAKYTPPGSHIVLAAAVNGRFLAVTVADDGPGLPSGMEDAIFEKFTRGERESAKPGVGLGLAICRAIVEAHGGTIRARSADHGVGAEFIFTIPLGTPPSMPDLEEHDLRTDVAAASAGNIGNTEKT; the protein is encoded by the coding sequence ATGTCTTCACCCAATCCAAACGGCGACCTGCGTCCCGACCCGGACGCTCTGCTGGCGCAGCTGCAAGTGCAGGAGAGCCTGGCTGGGCGCGGCAAGCTGCGCATCTATTTCGGCGCTTCCGCTGGCGTCGGCAAAACCTACGCCATGCTCAGCGCGGCGCATAAACTGCATAGCGAGGGACGCGAGGTGCTGGCCGGGGTCATCGAAAGCCACGGCAGGGCGGAAACCGCAGCCTTGCTGAACGGCCTGGAGCTGCTGCCGCTCAAGCAGGTGGAATACCGCGACAAGCAGCTGCCGGAGTTCGACCTGGACGCAGCGCTGCAGCGCAAGCCTTCACTGATCCTGGTCGACGAACTGGCGCATTCGAACGCTTCCGGTTCGCGCCATCCGAAGCGCTGGCAGGATGTAGAAGAGTTGCTGAACGCCGGCATCGATGTCTTCACCACCCTCAATGTGCAGCATCTGGAAAGCCTGAACGACGTGGTGGGCGGCATTACCGGCATCCGGGTGGCGGAAACCCTGCCGGATACGGTGTTTGATGCCGCCGACGAAGTGGTGCTGGTGGATTTGCCGGCCGATGAACTGCTCAACCGGCTCAGGCTTGGCAAGGTGTACAAGCTGCCGCAGGCAGAACGCGCCTCGCGCAATTTTTTCCGCAAGGGCAATCTGATCGCGCTGCGCGAGCTGGCCTTGCGCCGCACCGCCGACCGCTTGCAAGGCGATGTCCAGGCCTATCGCATCGAAAAATCGATAGGCGCGGTGTGGCAAACCGATGCCGCGCTGCTAGCTTGCATCGGCCCTTCGCCGAGCGCAGAGCATGTGGTCCGCAGCACGGCGCGGCTGGCGACCCAGTTGAATGCCGAATGGCATGCGATTTATGTCGAGACGCCGAAATTGCAGCGCCTGTCTTCGGCCAAGCGCGAGCGCATCCTGAAGACGCTCAAGCTGGCGCAGGATCTAGGGGCGACTACGGCGGTCCTGGCGGGTAACGACGTTGCCGCAGCCATGGCCGCTTATGCACGCAGCCATAATTTTTCAAAGATGATCATCGGCCGCAGCCAACGCCAGTTTTTCTGGCAGCCGAGCCACGCCGCCCGCATCGCGGCGCAGGCCAGCGATATCGACCTGATCGAAATCGGCGTGCCGCCGGTCAGCGCCGCCGCCAAGGAAGAAGACGCCGCCGGCCGCAGTTTTCCGCGCCAGTTGCCCAAGCAAAGCCGGATCGAATGGTGGGGCTACGGCTGGGCGCTCGGTGTGTGTGTGCTGGTCACCTTGCTGGCGACGCCGATACTGCCGTTTTTCGATCTCGCCAATATCGTGATGCTATATCTGCTGGCGGAAGTCCTGATCGCCATCCGCTACGGCCGCGGGCCGGCCATTTTTGTCGCCCTGCTGAGCATCGCCTCTTTCGATTTCTTTTTCGTGCCGCCGCGCTTTTCCTTCGCCGTCAGCGATTTCCAATACCTGCTGACTTTCGGCGTGATGCTGGCGGTGGGCTTGACGATTACCCACCTGACCACCGGACTGCGCTACCAGGCCCGCATCGCCTCTGACCGTGAAGCACGTTCGCGCGCCTTGTTCGAGTTCGCGCGCGCCTTGTCGGGCGTGCTGCAAACCGAGCAGATTTTCGAAACCAGCCGCCAGTTCCTGCAGCGCAGCTTCCAGGCCAAGACCTTGCTGCTGGTGCCGGACGATGCCGGCCGCCTGCAGCTGCCGGCAGTGATACCGGAAGATGTCGCCAACGTTGCCGCCGCTCTCGATATGGGCATCGCCCAATGGGCCTTCGACAATGCCAGCAGCGCCGGCATCGGCACCGATACTCTGCCGGCCAGCAATTACCTGTACCTGCCGCTGGTGGCGCCGATGCGTACGCGCGGCGTGCTGGCGATCCTGCCGCACAGCCGGCGCTGGATCCTGATTCCGGAACAGCAACAGCAGTTGTATACCTTCGCCACCTTGACCGCGATTGCGCTGGAGCGGGTGCACTATGTCGAAGTGGCGCAGGACGCGCTGGTGCGGATGGAATCGGAACGCTTGCGTAACTCCCTGCTGTCAGCGCTATCGCACGATCTGCGTACGCCTTTGACGGCGCTGATCGGCCTGTCCGAATCGCTGGTGCTGTCGAAGCCGCCGCTGCAGGAGAACCAGCAGGTACTGGCGAGCGCACTGCATAGCGAAATGCTGCGCATGAGCGCACTGGTCACCAATCTGCTGGACATGGCCAGGATCCAGAGCGGCGAGGTGAAATTGAACTTGCAGTGGCAGCCATTTGAAGAAGTGGTCGGCAGCGCGCTGCGCGCCAGCAGCTCGGCATTGCAAGGGCATCAGATAGAAACACGGGTAGCGCATGAGCTGCCGCTGATCTGCTTCGACGCGGTCCTGATCGAGCGCGTGCTGTGCAACCTGCTGGAAAATGCCGCCAAATACACGCCGCCCGGCTCGCATATCGTGCTGGCGGCGGCGGTCAACGGCCGATTCCTGGCGGTCACCGTAGCGGACGACGGCCCGGGGCTGCCGAGCGGCATGGAAGACGCCATATTCGAGAAATTCACACGCGGCGAGCGCGAATCGGCCAAGCCCGGTGTCGGTTTGGGGCTGGCGATCTGCCGCGCGATTGTCGAAGCGCACGGCGGCACCATTCGTGCCCGCAGCGCCGACCATGGCGTTGGTGCGGAATTCATCTTTACCATCCCGCTCGGTACGCCGCCCAGCATGCCAGACCTGGAAGAGCACGACCTCAGAACGGATGTTGCCGCCGCTAGTGCCGGCAATATCGGCAACACGGAGAAAACATGA
- the kdpB gene encoding potassium-transporting ATPase subunit KdpB, whose product MSRTNLTLFDSALMGPAIVASFKKLAPQTQLRNPVMFVVYVGSILTTLLYFQALIGKGEASAGFILAISVWLWFTVLFANFAEALAEGRSKAQAESLRALKQTVSAKKLDANSKSKGASSNWSATPASNLRKGDVFLVEAGDVIPVDGEVIEGVASVDESAITGESAPVIRESGGDFSAVTGGTRILSDWLVVRVSVNPGEAFLDRMISMVESAKRQKTPNEIALTILLVALTIVFLLVTVTLLPFSLFSVAAAKFGTPITITVLVALLVCLIPTTIGALLSAIGVAGMSRMMQANVIATSGRAVEAAGDVDVLLLDKTGTITLGNRQASAFIPAPGITEQQLADVAQLASLADETPEGRSIVVLAKQRFNIREREMNSLHASFVPFTAQTRMSGIDIGDAGKIRAIRKGSSEALKNYMAELGQPFPAEVAHSVDDVARRGSTPLVVVDEGVVMGVVELKDIVKGGIKERFAELRRMGIKTVMITGDNRLTAASIAAEAGVDDFLAEATPEDKLKLIRSYQSEGRLVAMTGDGTNDAPALAQADVAVAMNSGTQAAKEAGNMVDLDSNPTKLLEIVEIGKQMLMTRGALSTFSIANDIAKYFAIIPAAFITTYPQLAALNVMHLASPSSAIMSAVIFNALIIVVLIPLALKGVRYRAVGAASLLRRNLLIYGLGGIILPFIGIKLIDMILSVMHLV is encoded by the coding sequence ATGTCTCGCACCAATCTGACGCTCTTCGATTCCGCGCTGATGGGCCCGGCCATCGTCGCATCGTTCAAAAAGCTGGCGCCGCAAACGCAATTGCGCAACCCGGTCATGTTCGTGGTCTATGTCGGCAGTATCCTGACCACCCTATTGTATTTCCAAGCCCTGATCGGCAAGGGTGAAGCCAGTGCCGGCTTCATCCTGGCGATTTCTGTCTGGCTCTGGTTCACGGTCTTGTTCGCCAATTTTGCCGAAGCACTGGCAGAAGGCCGCAGCAAGGCGCAGGCGGAATCGCTGCGCGCACTGAAACAAACCGTTTCCGCCAAAAAATTGGACGCCAACAGCAAGTCCAAAGGCGCATCGAGCAACTGGTCGGCAACCCCGGCCAGCAACCTGCGCAAGGGCGATGTCTTTCTGGTGGAAGCCGGCGATGTCATCCCGGTCGACGGTGAAGTCATCGAAGGCGTGGCCTCGGTCGACGAAAGCGCGATCACCGGTGAATCAGCTCCCGTGATCCGTGAATCCGGCGGCGACTTTTCCGCCGTCACCGGCGGTACCCGTATCCTGTCCGACTGGCTGGTGGTGAGGGTCAGCGTCAATCCAGGCGAAGCCTTCCTGGACCGCATGATCTCCATGGTGGAAAGCGCCAAGCGTCAAAAGACACCGAACGAAATCGCCCTGACCATCTTGCTGGTGGCGCTGACCATCGTATTCCTGCTGGTGACCGTGACCTTGCTGCCGTTCTCGCTGTTCAGCGTGGCCGCCGCCAAGTTCGGCACGCCGATCACCATCACCGTACTGGTGGCTTTGCTGGTCTGTCTGATCCCGACTACCATCGGCGCCTTGCTGTCCGCCATCGGCGTGGCTGGCATGAGCCGCATGATGCAAGCCAATGTGATCGCCACTTCCGGCCGTGCGGTGGAGGCCGCCGGCGACGTCGACGTGCTCTTGCTGGACAAGACCGGCACCATCACCCTCGGCAACCGTCAGGCTTCAGCCTTCATTCCGGCGCCAGGCATCACCGAGCAGCAACTGGCCGATGTGGCGCAACTGGCTTCGCTGGCCGATGAAACACCGGAAGGCCGCAGCATCGTGGTGCTGGCCAAGCAGCGCTTCAACATCCGTGAACGCGAGATGAATTCCCTGCACGCTAGCTTCGTGCCGTTCACTGCGCAAACACGCATGAGCGGTATCGATATTGGCGACGCCGGCAAAATCCGCGCCATCCGCAAGGGTTCCTCGGAAGCCTTGAAGAACTACATGGCCGAACTGGGCCAGCCGTTCCCGGCCGAAGTGGCGCACAGCGTCGACGACGTCGCCCGCCGCGGCAGCACGCCGCTGGTGGTGGTGGACGAAGGCGTGGTGATGGGTGTAGTCGAACTGAAGGACATCGTCAAGGGCGGCATCAAGGAGCGTTTCGCCGAGCTGCGCCGGATGGGCATCAAGACCGTCATGATCACCGGCGACAACCGTCTGACGGCCGCCTCGATCGCAGCAGAAGCCGGGGTCGACGACTTCCTGGCGGAAGCGACGCCGGAAGACAAGCTGAAACTGATCCGCAGCTATCAGTCGGAAGGCCGGCTGGTAGCGATGACCGGCGACGGCACCAACGATGCGCCGGCGCTGGCGCAAGCTGACGTGGCGGTGGCGATGAACAGCGGCACACAGGCGGCGAAAGAAGCCGGCAACATGGTCGACCTGGATTCCAATCCGACCAAGCTGCTGGAGATCGTCGAGATCGGCAAGCAGATGCTGATGACGCGCGGCGCTTTGTCGACTTTCTCGATCGCCAACGATATCGCCAAGTATTTCGCGATCATCCCGGCCGCTTTCATCACCACTTACCCGCAGCTGGCGGCACTGAACGTGATGCACCTGGCCAGCCCGTCGTCGGCGATCATGTCGGCGGTGATTTTCAACGCCCTGATCATCGTCGTGCTGATCCCGCTGGCATTGAAAGGCGTGCGCTACCGCGCTGTCGGCGCCGCCTCGCTGCTGCGCCGCAACCTGCTGATCTATGGCCTGGGCGGCATCATCTTGCCCTTTATCGGTATCAAGCTGATTGACATGATCCTGTCAGTCATGCACCTGGTGTAA